The sequence AATCCCGGACTCGCCGCGCTGGGCCTGATCCTGCCCGAGGGCACCGCCGTCGAGCTGCCGGAAGTTGCACCACCCGCCACCCAACCGCTCATCCAACTCTGGGAATGAACCAATGGCCGAACCCATCACTGCAACCACCAGCGCCACGCCCGCACTGCTCGGCGTCACGCTGCTGGCGCTGTTCCCCGGCCTCGACGCCGCAACCGTGCTCGGCGCATTCGCCGGCGCCGCAGTGTTCGTGGTCAG is a genomic window of Chitinimonas koreensis containing:
- a CDS encoding tail protein X; translated protein: MRVIARQGDSLDAVCYRHYGRSAGVLEAVLEANPGLAALGLILPEGTAVELPEVAPPATQPLIQLWE